The DNA segment CCCAAAGTTATCAttatataacttcaacgtcaggGTGGTGGAGTTAGTACCAGCTATGAGAAATATCAAAGAGACACGATTCCCAAGACCTATGAGATCTGATCCCAACCAGAGGGATCGcaatttatggtgtgaataccatggcaCTAATGGCCACCGGATTGGGGACTGCCGATACCTTCGGGAAGAAGTGGCAACATTGTTAAATAATGGTCACCTTATAGAATTCTTGGGTGACCGAGCTAAAAATAATTATGGTCGGAACAGGGGCAACGTGGAAAcctcgaaagcaggagaagaacccCCACACcaaacgataaacatgatctttggagggaatgagattaatggggtcaccttttcggcagCGAAGAAGACAAACATATCGATAACTCATAGTAAGAGGTTCTGGGAAGATGTTAACACATTTACGGACGAAGATGCTGACGGATTACTGCTAccacacaatgacgcactggtaatttctttaaatgtgttagattttaatattaaacgtgttttagtggatccggGGAGTTCAGCTAATATCATAAAATGGGGAGTACTAGAGCATGCTAAACTCACCAGAAGTATTATCCCGGCAACCAAACTCCTCGCTGGGTTCAACCTCGCAAGCGTGACAACCTGGGGAGAAATTTTGCTAATCAAAAACGCTAAGGGAGTAATGAAGACAACTCTGTTGGAACTGGTAGATGGAGACATGCGGTATAATATCATCTTGGAAAGACCATGGCggcacgagatgaaagttgtgccttcaacatatcaccaattgttAAAGTTTCAGACACCCGAGAGGATCAAACAAATATGGGGTGATCAACTGGTAGCaagagagatgaatgcaatttcgtTCTCCAATAGCAAAGGAAAGGAATGTGCGGCATAGCAGTTACTGGAACCAGCATTTTCCCCCGAACCAAAGGAAGTTAGCCCGGGGGCAAAAGAGTCGGAACAATACCAGAtaccaaggtattttcaagtACCAGAAGAGATAGAGGCGACAAAGTCCATGACAGAAGAACTATAGCAAGTTGCGTTGTTtgaagaattcctagaaaggaaattccatttGGGAACAGGACTACACCCGGAGCTCAGGTCtgcttttattgaattccttaaaattaacgctgattgttttgcatggtcgcacgaggatatgacaggaATGCCGACGGAGATAGCCGtgcacaagttaagcttggatcccaacatacctcCGGTAAGGCAAAAGAAGCGCCCTATTGCTGAAgcaaggaataaattcgtcaaagaagaggtaacccgttTACTTAAGAttggttcaatccgagaggtaagatatccggacTGGCTAGCCAATGAAGTAGTAGTtgctaaaaaaattataaattttgcatgtgcgtagattataaggatcttaataaggtgtgcccgaaagactcattcccattgcAAAATATCGAttaaatgattgatgccacggccgggcacgagttaatgagtttcctcgatgcttattcttggtacaatcaaatcaagatgaacccagaagaccaggaaaagattTTGTTTATAACGAATTTTGATACATATTATTACAATATAATTCCCTCCGGGTTAAAAAATactggagccacttatcaacagctcgtgaataagatgttcgaaaaataaataggaaagactatgaaagtatatatagacgatatgctcgttaagtctttgaatgcaggtgaccacctGAAGTATTTGTAAGAAACATTTGACATCCTGAGGGTgcataatatgaagcttaaccctTAGAGGTGTGCGTTCAGGGTCAGTTCGGGTAAGTTTTTAGGATTCCTAGTCcaacaaaggggaattgaggtaaatcccgacaaaatcaaggccatagaggacatctCAGATCAATTGTCTAATGTAAAGGAAGTCTAGAGGCTCACAGGGAGATTGGCaactttgagcaggttcatttcccgattatcggaaaaatgtcatcgcttcttcgcactactcaaaaagaaaaacaatttcgaATGGGCACCAGAGTGTCAGCAAGCCTTGAAGGAGttgaataaatatttttcaagccCTCTGTTGctctcaaaaaaaaaagaaggtgaaacattgctagtctacctcacgatttcagaagttgcggtaagtgcagttttagtccgAGAGGATGAAGGTACGCTATTGCCCACttattacgttagcaaaattttaacgggagcagaaactcgctacccatatCTGGAAAAGCTGGCCTTATCTCTCGTAATCGccgctcggaagctgaggccctacttccaatgccacccgatagctATGGTGACTACTTTTTCTTTGAGGAATATCCTCCATAAACTTGAGCTCttgggtagattggccaaatgggttgtCGAAATAAGTGAGTTCGATATGGAGTATAAACTGAGGACTgtaattaagtcacaagtcttggctgactttgtGGTGGATTTCAGCCCGGGACTATTGCCTCTGGCAGCCAATGAGGCAATAATGGCGCCAGAatcgacatcaggagtttggaccttatttatggATGGATCTTCAAAcataaaagggtccgggctcggaaTAGTCTTGATCACGCCTTCTGGGGAAACCTTAAGGTAAGCCATCATAACGATTCTTTTAAGTAGAGTACAAAGCTTTGATTGTAGGGCTAGAATTAGCCTGGGGCTTGACTCCAAAGTCatcgaaatcaaatgtgattcgcagttggtggtaaatcaggtttaCGAAATTTTTGACACCAAAAAGGAATGTAtacaacaatacgtggtaaaggttcaGGCTTTATTGGCACGATTTcgggagtggtcaattactcatgTCCCGAGGGAAGATAACGTGGAAGCAGATGCATTAGCAAATTTGGGCTCATCAACAAAATTCCAGGGATCGGAATCAGGGACGGTAGTACAACTAATGAACTCAGTCTTAGACACggatggttactatgaggtgaATTTGACTAGTTTGGtttgggactggagaaacgaaATAATCGATTATCTCGAGCATGGAAAGTTGCTCGAAGACCCCAAAGCATCAAGAGCGTTATGCGCCAAAGCTGCAGGATATAGCTTCAAGAAAGGCCAATTGTACAGAAAATTCTTTCAAGGACCGTTGTCCCGGTGCTTAGGAGCATCAGAAGCTAcctatgtgatgagagaagtccatgaagggatatgcggcaaccACTCGGGTGCAGATTCTTTGGTGCTGAAATTAGTTTGGGCATGATATTATTGGCCTCGTATGGAACAATATTCCAAAGACTtggtacgaaaatgtgataagtatATCAACCGGTGGAACCCCTACATTCGATTCTGTCCctgtggccgttcatgaaatgtgGAATGGACATCATCGGACCGCTGCCACCGACTCTTGGAAaagtaaggtttcttttaattttggctgactatttttctaaatgggtgaaaGTAGGTCCTTATCAGAATATCAGAGAACACAAAGTAGTTGACTTCCTAtaggaaaatataatttttaggtTTGGAATAACAAAAGATATTGCATGCGACAACGGGCCACAatttatcggtgcaaaagttacaaagttccttgaagatttgaagattaaGAGGATCACCTCTTCACCTTATCATCCGAGTGCAAatggtcaagcggagtcaacaaacaaatTGATTATTCGAAATCTCAAAAAAAGTTGGAAGCAGCATAAAGCAATTGGCCCGAAGAATTACCTGAGGTtttatgggcctaccgaacaacggctAAGTCAAGCACAGGAGAAATCcctttttcccttgtgtacgacatagaagctttgataccggtggaagtaggggaaccaacTTTAAGGTATTTCCAGGCGAATGTGGAATCGAACAA comes from the Nicotiana tabacum cultivar K326 chromosome 14, ASM71507v2, whole genome shotgun sequence genome and includes:
- the LOC142168894 gene encoding uncharacterized protein LOC142168894 encodes the protein MPTEIAVHKLSLDPNIPPVRQKKRPIAEARNKFVKEEVTRLLKIGSIRELVVNQVYEIFDTKKECIQQYVVKVQALLARFREWSITHVPREDNVEADALANLGSSTKFQGSESGTVVQLMNSVLDTDGYYEVNLTSLVWDWRNEIIDYLEHGKLLEDPKASRALCAKAAGYSFKKGQLYRKFFQGPLSRCLGASEATYVMREVHEGICGNHSGADSLVLKLVWA